The following are from one region of the Methanoculleus caldifontis genome:
- the cca gene encoding CCA tRNA nucleotidyltransferase: protein MTRCPCEDDVLGRIRPTPEERAYIRAIGQRLIEAVERSGMAKAMMVGSVARDTFVRGDRDLDVFMLFDPALSREDLQEQGLSLARRIAEEFGATWREKYAEHPYLNATIDSLDIDLVPCYAVPSATEIKSAVDRTPFHTRYILSHIDNYADDVLLCKQFAKAGGVYGSDHMTEGFSGYLCEVLTIYYGGFHALLEAAARWRPGETIDLEQHGRKEFTDPLVVIDPVDPERNVAAALSLSRMFEFSELARGYLAEPSIAFFCRPASPALTAEVFARLLAARGTHLFSMTFATPDYTPDTVVPQLRKSAESVRELLERSGFAANRIDVCMEKERCMLLFELMAAGAPAMRRHIGPPLSARENAEKFLAKYVGEEVFAGPYVEDGRYVVEVPRQFTRAVDLLRSKILFEVALGKHVRRSMKQGWAVKAGAECWDEEFAGFLSEFLGRSSPLARIKRVTGR, encoded by the coding sequence TTGACCCGGTGCCCCTGCGAGGACGACGTGCTCGGACGGATCCGCCCCACGCCCGAGGAGCGGGCCTATATCCGGGCGATCGGGCAACGCCTGATCGAGGCGGTGGAGCGGTCGGGGATGGCAAAGGCGATGATGGTGGGGTCGGTCGCCCGCGACACCTTCGTCCGGGGCGACCGGGACCTCGACGTCTTCATGCTCTTTGACCCCGCGCTCTCCCGCGAGGACCTCCAGGAACAGGGCCTCTCCCTTGCCCGCCGGATCGCGGAGGAGTTCGGCGCGACCTGGCGCGAGAAGTACGCGGAGCACCCCTACCTCAACGCGACGATCGACTCGCTCGACATCGATCTCGTCCCCTGCTACGCTGTCCCGAGCGCCACCGAGATCAAGAGCGCCGTGGACCGGACCCCGTTCCACACCCGCTACATCCTCTCCCACATCGACAACTACGCCGACGACGTCCTCCTCTGCAAGCAGTTCGCGAAGGCGGGCGGGGTCTACGGGTCGGACCACATGACCGAGGGGTTCTCCGGCTACCTCTGCGAGGTCCTGACGATCTATTACGGAGGGTTCCACGCGCTCCTCGAGGCCGCCGCCCGGTGGAGGCCGGGGGAGACGATCGATCTTGAGCAGCACGGGAGGAAGGAGTTTACGGACCCGCTCGTCGTCATCGACCCGGTCGACCCGGAGCGGAACGTGGCGGCGGCGCTCTCCCTCTCGCGAATGTTCGAGTTCTCGGAGCTCGCCCGCGGCTACCTCGCCGAACCGTCGATAGCGTTCTTCTGCCGGCCGGCCTCCCCGGCGCTCACCGCGGAGGTCTTTGCCCGCCTGCTCGCGGCACGGGGGACGCACCTCTTCTCTATGACCTTCGCGACGCCTGACTACACCCCCGACACGGTGGTCCCCCAGCTCCGTAAATCCGCCGAGTCGGTCCGGGAGCTCCTTGAGCGGAGCGGGTTTGCGGCCAACCGGATCGACGTCTGCATGGAGAAGGAGCGGTGCATGCTCCTCTTTGAGCTGATGGCCGCGGGGGCCCCGGCGATGCGCCGGCATATCGGGCCGCCGCTCTCCGCAAGAGAGAACGCGGAGAAGTTCCTCGCGAAATATGTCGGAGAAGAGGTCTTTGCCGGCCCCTACGTCGAGGACGGCCGCTACGTCGTGGAGGTGCCCCGGCAGTTCACCCGCGCCGTCGACCTCCTCCGGTCGAAGATCCTCTTTGAGGTCGCGCTCGGCAAGCACGTCCGCCGGTCGATGAAGCAGGGCTGGGCGGTGAAGGCCGGTGCGGAGTGCTGGGACGAGGAGTTTGCCGGGTTCCTCTCGGAGTTCCTGGGGCGTTCGTCGCCGCTTGCGAGGATCAAGCGGGTGACGGGGAGATAG
- the thpR gene encoding RNA 2',3'-cyclic phosphodiesterase, producing MVRTFVAIDLSEEIRGKAHDLQACLARSGGRLAIVDPANLHITLKFLGEVDQALIEPIVEALRSVRLEPFDLTVGRAVCNPPRRARVVWCDVADGGESAALARQVDDLLAPLGFTRETRPFRPHVTLARIKEFHPSQCREVECLPPEPLGRCRVETIRLKKSTLTPRGPIYEDLAEVPL from the coding sequence ATGGTCAGGACGTTCGTTGCAATCGATCTCTCCGAAGAGATCCGTGGGAAGGCCCATGATCTTCAGGCCTGCCTGGCACGGTCCGGCGGGAGGCTCGCCATCGTCGACCCCGCAAACCTCCATATCACGCTCAAGTTTCTCGGGGAGGTCGACCAGGCGCTGATCGAGCCGATCGTCGAGGCGCTCCGGTCGGTGAGACTCGAACCCTTCGACCTGACGGTCGGCCGTGCGGTCTGCAACCCGCCGCGGCGGGCGCGGGTGGTCTGGTGCGACGTCGCCGACGGCGGGGAGAGCGCCGCCCTCGCCCGGCAGGTGGACGATCTCCTTGCTCCGCTCGGCTTTACCCGCGAGACCCGTCCCTTCCGCCCCCACGTGACCCTTGCCCGCATCAAGGAGTTCCACCCCTCGCAGTGCCGAGAGGTCGAATGCCTGCCCCCCGAGCCGCTCGGCCGGTGCCGGGTGGAGACTATCAGGCTCAAGAAGAGTACGCTCACGCCCCGGGGCCCCATCTACGAGGACCTTGCGGAGGTACCGCTTTGA
- a CDS encoding NusA-like transcription termination signal-binding factor, with the protein MPQVVLTEECMRLISQFESLTGAGSRDCIIDNRNERIIFVINSGDMGLAIGKSGSSIKKASEVMGKRIEVVEYSADPAQFLRNCFLPAQVTGIDFDTNEEDLQVAFIEVRDEDRGLAIGKAGKNIFKAKVLAQRQHDIADVQLVQNEVA; encoded by the coding sequence ATGCCACAGGTCGTGCTGACTGAGGAGTGCATGCGCCTCATCTCCCAGTTCGAGAGCCTCACCGGCGCAGGCAGCCGCGATTGTATCATTGACAATCGCAACGAGCGTATCATCTTCGTGATCAACTCCGGCGACATGGGTCTTGCCATCGGCAAGAGCGGGTCGAGCATCAAGAAGGCTTCCGAGGTCATGGGCAAGAGGATCGAGGTCGTGGAGTACTCTGCGGACCCGGCCCAGTTCCTCCGGAACTGTTTCCTTCCCGCCCAGGTCACCGGTATCGACTTCGACACGAATGAGGAGGACCTCCAGGTCGCCTTCATCGAGGTGAGGGACGAGGACCGGGGCCTTGCCATAGGCAAGGCAGGAAAGAACATCTTCAAGGCAAAGGTTCTTGCGCAGCGGCAGCACGACATCGCCGATGTCCAGCTGGTGCAGAACGAAGTTGCCTGA
- the rpoA2 gene encoding DNA-directed RNA polymerase subunit A'': MEQRIEALDLPYRTREDLKASLTGRDLTDEQFDRILTMVFSEYKKSRIEPCEAVGVVAAQSIGEPGTQMTMRTFHYAGVAEINVTLGLPRLIEIMDARREPSTPTMAIHLLDEWAFNRDRAREVSWQIEAAPLHEFGDITIDMENMQVLVLLNKAVCDRRKIGVEEIFETAPRKIREKRHFRDFEVEGDAKRAAITFTPKNRESYQNLFQLAEHVREVIVQGIDDIERVVVRKEGGEYILYTEGSNLKDVFEVEGVDTSRTRSNNISEIADVLGIEAGRNAIIQEALSTLNEQGIGVDVRHIMLVADMMCMEGEVKQIGRHGIAGEKESVLSRAAFEVTVNHLLDAAIANEVDELNGVTENVIVGQPIQLGTGDVKLIARAINLKI; this comes from the coding sequence ATGGAGCAGCGGATCGAGGCCCTCGATCTGCCGTACCGGACCCGCGAAGACCTGAAGGCGAGCCTTACGGGGCGCGACCTTACCGACGAGCAGTTCGACCGGATCCTCACGATGGTCTTCTCGGAGTATAAGAAGAGCCGGATCGAGCCCTGCGAGGCGGTCGGCGTCGTTGCGGCGCAGTCGATCGGCGAGCCCGGCACCCAGATGACGATGCGTACGTTCCACTACGCGGGTGTGGCCGAGATCAACGTTACCCTCGGCCTTCCCCGGCTGATCGAGATCATGGACGCCCGGCGCGAGCCGAGCACCCCCACGATGGCGATCCACCTGCTGGACGAGTGGGCGTTCAACCGCGACCGCGCCCGTGAGGTGAGCTGGCAGATCGAGGCCGCGCCGCTCCACGAGTTCGGGGACATCACCATCGATATGGAGAACATGCAGGTCCTCGTCCTGCTGAATAAGGCGGTCTGCGACCGGCGCAAGATCGGCGTGGAAGAGATCTTCGAGACGGCCCCGAGGAAGATCCGCGAGAAGCGTCATTTCCGCGACTTTGAGGTCGAGGGAGACGCAAAGCGGGCAGCGATAACCTTTACGCCGAAGAACCGGGAGAGCTACCAGAACCTCTTCCAGCTCGCGGAGCACGTGAGGGAGGTCATCGTTCAGGGTATCGACGATATCGAGCGTGTGGTCGTCAGAAAAGAGGGCGGAGAGTATATCCTTTATACTGAGGGCTCCAACCTAAAAGATGTCTTCGAAGTCGAGGGAGTCGATACCTCCCGCACCCGGAGCAACAACATCAGCGAGATCGCCGATGTGCTCGGTATCGAGGCAGGCCGGAACGCGATCATCCAGGAGGCGCTGAGCACCCTGAACGAACAGGGTATCGGCGTCGATGTCCGCCATATCATGCTCGTCGCCGACATGATGTGCATGGAAGGCGAGGTCAAGCAGATCGGCCGGCACGGTATTGCCGGTGAGAAGGAGAGCGTCCTCTCCCGGGCTGCGTTCGAAGTGACGGTCAACCACCTGCTGGATGCGGCAATCGCAAACGAGGTGGACGAATTGAACGGCGTCACCGAGAACGTTATCGTGGGCCAGCCTATCCAGCTCGGCACCGGTGATGTAAAACTCATTGCAAGAGCAATCAACCTGAAAATCTAG
- the nrdD gene encoding anaerobic ribonucleoside-triphosphate reductase, with protein sequence MRLTRKSTQTTIFGEFVPTFPKVRTSRGYLLNWDRNRIIRQITEETRLVGVFYGYEGADEETAQDIARRVERKIQLLGLQSLSGPLIREIVNMTLLERGLIPYRNVCTRVGTPVFDAHLIDVGRGFEAHDNANLQENAETSHKKKADKISKEQYLLQLPPDLADHHLRGDLHIHDLEYFGTRPFCIDGSTAIPVRMDSRIRSVRPDELPIEGDEWRPEDLSALTPKGWRRVTKVTRRQVGTGEMLRIRTSGGRSLMVTGEHRIPVRTDAGMAVRRADEVRAGDALYRVSTTDALRGETIGAIDLVRELPASVPAPFLENVYVRGAEGIFADVVQSGRAASYAGISRALGVEHKKQWYTRGIMPVALFAAFCSRYGIEDYTGVTVGVTGSEHELPALLTLTPELVRLFGFFVAEGNYNAAPAAGQYNLAITENRQAPVIGAAARAALNTYATVAGGTPDTTTIYGVEVERNRALQVYFGGKLSYLLFRYVFAIPEGAAGKRLPWIVYHLDDVLLHEFLSALFTGDGSAYYRPEKSDCIVNYTTASPTLRQELSLLLTALGMNPHIVELYGDDEERRTLYRIQLNGRKNIETFARYATFLDSRQDHIDSFLSAVKGVRTTGREEAVVEVAPAEPTGAYVYDLFIEGDGSEESHTFFASDGLLVHNCQDWDLRYFFYYGLMPDGNGTKASVAGPAKRAEVAALHAVKALGSAQTNFAGGQGYYNFLTFMAPFFEGMDYEEIKQLMQMFVYEMTQMMVARGGQVVFSSVQLSPGVPALWRDKPCVYRGKVWDGEQAPLRTYGEFEREVRLLFKALMEVMLEGDYWGKPFSFPKPEISIEPDFLSENEEFNREHPGLPTYHDLYLMTFELASKYGTPYYDNQIPAYRGAGEGISCYQCLSGDELVPVADNDGWIAVRPIQDLFKAAAKNGRRIDPFGTEFAYYDGMAPSVDFATLDSSLRPFRGVMRRRYTGNLLRITLESGRTITVTPDHPVYHLNGDGFAPETAGDLKAGDYLPVLKAGGFCESPVTEIDVAEVLAGAGHAGEARATEETVKVPGTKHPGLPRILPVSRDLAAFLGYYLAAGSNERSGRRYTVRLSFPKRDRDLAADAAGCIRAALGFEPQVRDSAAGTEVVVNSKLVYLLVDALGCGSFDAERTVPDLLFNLDATLVGDYLGAAFSVAGRGASLRRPRSIRLAAASRDAAQKLVWLTQQIGVQMNYVERETGVQRHGDRTYTCRITNQDQIDRFVNETGCSAEAPRGRQIACPFARLPENCFTAVACASRCSLGGMEGIQVSLVLPPVARAAGASRLAEGDVHPLRILSIEPVEHDGYVYDLVDVAGTHTFANALGIVTGNCCAYQFSSLADEDAGFEDKLYFREGKHFSMGSWQVMSINCPRAAYKAEGDQERLFAELKSLMDIAVDLFRIKRRWMSLIRTNGRMPFAMQRPKDPNTGERGAVAVDLEGLVYTIGVVGVNEMVQHFTGHQLHESKDAFRLAVRALTELEMYSRELSKKHNMTIALARTPAETTGQRFAVADLLDERFRDHTLKVIKGDVDKALDMLGTTLDLPIYYTNGTHVTPAAAVPLTKRIEIEHVFFPVVDGGNIFHIWLGEARPDPRGLMEMAMNLCRTTQIGYFAFTRDLTVSLKEYQELKPGRQDRGTGAGVPADRADA encoded by the coding sequence ATGAGGTTGACGCGCAAGTCGACGCAGACGACCATATTCGGGGAGTTCGTCCCCACTTTTCCCAAGGTCCGGACATCGCGGGGCTACCTTCTCAACTGGGACAGGAACCGGATCATCCGGCAGATCACCGAGGAGACCAGGCTCGTAGGGGTCTTTTACGGCTACGAGGGCGCCGACGAGGAGACGGCGCAGGATATCGCCCGCCGGGTCGAGAGGAAGATCCAGCTGCTTGGTCTCCAGTCGCTCTCCGGCCCCCTGATCCGCGAGATCGTCAACATGACGCTCCTTGAGCGCGGCCTGATCCCCTACCGCAACGTCTGCACCCGGGTGGGCACCCCGGTCTTCGACGCGCACCTCATCGACGTCGGGCGGGGATTCGAGGCTCACGACAACGCGAACCTCCAGGAGAACGCCGAGACGTCGCACAAGAAGAAGGCGGACAAGATCAGCAAGGAGCAGTACCTCCTGCAGCTCCCGCCCGACCTCGCGGACCACCACCTCCGCGGCGATCTCCATATCCACGACCTGGAATACTTCGGGACCCGCCCGTTCTGCATCGACGGGAGCACGGCCATACCTGTTCGGATGGATAGCCGCATCCGGAGCGTCCGTCCCGACGAACTCCCGATCGAGGGCGACGAGTGGCGCCCTGAAGACCTCTCCGCGCTGACGCCGAAGGGCTGGCGTCGGGTTACGAAGGTGACCCGCCGGCAGGTCGGCACGGGCGAGATGCTCCGGATCCGGACATCCGGGGGACGGTCGCTGATGGTCACCGGCGAGCACCGGATCCCGGTGCGGACCGATGCAGGGATGGCCGTCCGCCGTGCCGACGAGGTACGTGCCGGCGATGCCCTCTACCGGGTCTCGACAACCGACGCTCTCCGCGGGGAGACGATCGGGGCGATCGATCTCGTCAGGGAACTCCCGGCGTCGGTGCCGGCGCCCTTCCTCGAGAACGTCTACGTACGTGGTGCGGAAGGGATCTTTGCCGACGTCGTGCAGAGCGGCCGGGCCGCCTCCTACGCCGGGATCTCGCGGGCGCTCGGCGTCGAGCACAAGAAGCAGTGGTATACGCGCGGGATCATGCCGGTAGCCCTCTTCGCAGCCTTCTGCAGCCGCTACGGCATCGAGGATTATACCGGAGTGACGGTCGGAGTCACCGGAAGCGAACACGAACTTCCGGCCCTCCTCACCCTTACGCCGGAACTCGTCCGGCTCTTCGGGTTCTTCGTCGCCGAGGGCAACTACAACGCCGCACCGGCGGCCGGGCAATACAACCTCGCGATCACCGAGAACCGTCAGGCGCCCGTGATTGGGGCTGCGGCACGCGCCGCCCTGAACACCTATGCGACAGTCGCCGGCGGCACCCCCGATACCACGACCATCTACGGGGTCGAGGTGGAGCGCAACCGGGCCCTGCAGGTCTACTTCGGCGGCAAACTCTCGTACCTGCTCTTCCGCTACGTCTTTGCCATCCCGGAGGGAGCGGCCGGGAAACGCCTCCCCTGGATCGTCTACCACCTTGATGACGTGCTCCTCCACGAGTTCCTCTCCGCTCTCTTCACCGGGGACGGCTCGGCATACTACCGCCCGGAGAAGTCGGACTGCATCGTCAACTACACGACCGCGTCGCCGACTCTCCGGCAGGAACTCTCACTGCTCCTCACCGCGCTCGGCATGAACCCCCACATCGTCGAACTCTACGGGGACGACGAGGAGCGGCGGACGCTTTACCGGATCCAGCTCAACGGCAGGAAGAACATCGAGACGTTTGCCCGGTACGCCACCTTCCTTGACTCGCGGCAGGACCACATCGACAGCTTCCTCTCTGCGGTGAAGGGGGTCCGGACCACCGGGCGGGAGGAGGCCGTCGTCGAGGTCGCTCCGGCGGAACCGACCGGCGCGTACGTCTACGACCTCTTCATCGAGGGCGACGGGAGCGAGGAGAGCCACACGTTCTTCGCCTCCGACGGCCTGCTCGTCCACAACTGTCAGGACTGGGACCTGCGCTACTTCTTCTACTACGGCCTGATGCCCGACGGCAACGGAACGAAGGCCTCGGTCGCCGGCCCGGCGAAGAGAGCCGAGGTGGCGGCCCTCCACGCGGTCAAGGCGCTCGGCTCCGCCCAGACGAACTTCGCCGGCGGCCAGGGCTACTACAACTTCCTGACGTTCATGGCGCCCTTCTTCGAGGGGATGGACTACGAGGAGATCAAGCAGCTGATGCAGATGTTCGTCTACGAGATGACCCAGATGATGGTCGCCCGGGGCGGCCAGGTGGTCTTCTCGTCGGTCCAGCTCTCCCCCGGTGTCCCCGCCCTCTGGCGGGACAAGCCGTGTGTCTACCGCGGGAAGGTCTGGGACGGGGAACAGGCGCCGCTCCGGACCTACGGCGAGTTCGAGCGGGAGGTCCGGCTCCTCTTCAAGGCGCTGATGGAGGTGATGCTCGAGGGGGACTACTGGGGCAAACCCTTCTCCTTCCCGAAGCCCGAGATCAGCATCGAGCCCGACTTCCTCAGCGAGAACGAGGAGTTCAACCGCGAGCACCCGGGTCTCCCCACCTACCACGACCTCTACCTGATGACGTTCGAGCTCGCCTCCAAGTACGGCACCCCCTACTACGACAACCAGATCCCCGCCTACCGGGGCGCCGGCGAGGGAATCTCGTGCTACCAGTGCCTCTCAGGCGACGAACTCGTCCCGGTGGCCGACAACGACGGCTGGATCGCCGTAAGGCCGATCCAGGACCTTTTCAAGGCCGCGGCAAAGAACGGCCGGCGTATCGACCCCTTCGGCACGGAGTTCGCCTACTACGACGGGATGGCGCCGAGCGTCGACTTCGCCACCCTGGACTCGTCCCTCCGCCCCTTCCGCGGCGTGATGCGCCGGCGGTATACGGGGAACCTCCTCCGGATAACCCTGGAGTCGGGCAGGACGATCACCGTCACGCCCGATCACCCCGTCTACCACCTCAACGGTGACGGGTTCGCGCCGGAGACGGCAGGAGACCTCAAGGCAGGCGACTACCTGCCGGTGCTGAAGGCGGGCGGGTTCTGCGAGAGCCCGGTCACGGAGATCGATGTCGCGGAGGTCCTCGCAGGGGCGGGCCACGCGGGCGAGGCCCGCGCCACGGAAGAGACGGTGAAGGTCCCGGGCACGAAACACCCCGGCCTCCCCCGGATCCTCCCGGTCAGCCGCGACCTCGCTGCATTCCTCGGCTACTACCTTGCCGCAGGATCGAACGAGCGGTCCGGGCGGCGCTACACGGTCAGGCTCTCGTTCCCGAAGCGCGACCGGGATCTTGCGGCGGACGCCGCCGGATGCATCCGCGCCGCCCTGGGATTCGAACCGCAGGTCCGCGACTCGGCAGCCGGGACCGAGGTCGTCGTCAACAGCAAGCTCGTCTACCTCCTGGTCGACGCTCTCGGCTGCGGCTCCTTCGACGCAGAGAGGACGGTGCCGGACCTCCTCTTCAACCTCGATGCGACGCTCGTGGGCGACTACCTCGGCGCGGCCTTCAGCGTCGCGGGGAGGGGAGCATCCCTGCGCCGCCCGAGAAGCATCAGGCTGGCGGCGGCCTCCCGCGACGCGGCCCAGAAACTGGTCTGGCTGACGCAGCAGATCGGCGTCCAGATGAACTACGTCGAGCGGGAGACGGGGGTCCAGCGGCACGGCGACAGGACCTACACCTGCAGGATCACGAACCAGGACCAGATCGACCGGTTCGTGAACGAGACCGGGTGCTCTGCGGAGGCCCCGCGGGGCAGGCAGATCGCCTGCCCCTTCGCCCGTCTGCCGGAGAACTGTTTCACCGCCGTCGCCTGCGCGAGCAGGTGCAGTCTCGGCGGCATGGAGGGGATCCAGGTCTCACTGGTCCTCCCGCCCGTCGCCCGTGCGGCCGGGGCGAGCCGGCTCGCCGAAGGAGACGTCCACCCGCTCCGGATCCTCTCGATCGAACCGGTGGAGCACGACGGTTACGTCTACGACCTCGTCGACGTCGCCGGCACCCACACCTTCGCGAACGCGCTCGGCATCGTGACCGGGAACTGCTGCGCCTACCAGTTCTCCTCGCTTGCCGACGAGGACGCCGGATTCGAGGACAAACTCTACTTCCGCGAGGGGAAGCACTTCTCGATGGGCTCCTGGCAGGTGATGTCGATCAACTGCCCGCGGGCGGCATACAAGGCGGAGGGCGACCAGGAACGGCTCTTCGCCGAACTGAAGTCGCTCATGGACATCGCGGTCGACCTCTTCCGGATCAAGCGCCGGTGGATGTCGCTGATCCGGACGAACGGCCGGATGCCGTTTGCGATGCAGCGCCCGAAGGACCCGAATACCGGCGAACGCGGCGCGGTTGCCGTTGATCTCGAAGGCCTCGTCTACACCATCGGCGTCGTCGGCGTCAACGAGATGGTGCAGCACTTCACCGGCCACCAGCTCCACGAGTCGAAGGACGCGTTCCGTCTCGCCGTCCGGGCACTGACGGAACTGGAGATGTACTCCCGCGAACTCTCGAAGAAGCACAACATGACGATCGCCCTCGCCCGCACCCCGGCGGAGACGACCGGCCAGCGGTTCGCGGTCGCGGACCTCCTCGACGAGCGGTTCAGGGACCACACGCTCAAGGTCATCAAGGGCGACGTCGATAAGGCGCTCGATATGCTCGGCACGACGCTCGATCTGCCCATCTACTACACCAACGGAACCCACGTCACTCCGGCGGCCGCGGTCCCGCTCACAAAAAGGATCGAGATCGAGCACGTCTTCTTCCCCGTCGTGGACGGCGGGAACATCTTCCATATATGGCTCGGGGAAGCACGCCCCGACCCCCGCGGGCTGATGGAGATGGCGATGAACCTCTGCCGGACGACCCAGATCGGCTATTTCGCCTTCACCCGGGACCTGACGGTCTCCCTCAAAGAATACCAGGAGTTGAAGCCGGGCCGCCAGGACCGGGGAACCGGGGCCGGCGTCCCGGCCGATCGGGCGGATGCCTGA
- a CDS encoding 50S ribosomal protein L30e, translating into MDFNASLRKAVKTGTVFLGQNKTRECIEEGKARLVVVAANSPESVKDLVKEINVPVYVYEGSSVQLGKACGMPYVVSALAVVEPGESDILTAARV; encoded by the coding sequence ATGGACTTTAATGCTTCACTCCGCAAAGCCGTGAAGACTGGTACAGTATTCCTCGGTCAGAACAAGACCCGGGAATGCATCGAGGAAGGCAAGGCCAGACTGGTCGTAGTTGCCGCAAACAGCCCCGAATCCGTCAAAGATCTCGTGAAAGAAATCAATGTCCCCGTCTATGTCTACGAGGGATCGAGCGTCCAGCTCGGGAAAGCCTGCGGTATGCCGTACGTCGTCAGTGCGCTTGCTGTGGTCGAACCCGGTGAATCCGACATCCTGACGGCTGCGAGAGTGTAG
- a CDS encoding DUF1786 domain-containing protein, translated as MIDLKTPLLAIDVGRGTQDILVYEPGRSIENSIKLVLPSPTVVVAAQIREATRAGLPVYLEGFLMGGGANTGAIREHLAAGLPVYATPTAAATLHDDPERVRAMGIEIRTAPPGEDAARVRTTDYMEPELRKVLSLFCVAYPENVAIAVQDHGYSPHRSNRIHRFERMRERLDAGDWDLLSLAADPALPDMTRMQAALEQAPGALVADTGPAALIGALCDPRVRRMAGSGVTLVNAGNGHTLCFTLKGREIYGLFEHHTGALDPAKLQYYIRRLADGTLTSEEVFDDGGHGAAVRKPLPAGAVAVTGPNRLRLLPEAYQAAPFGDMMLSGCFGLARLWKEFRESEKPGD; from the coding sequence ATGATCGATCTCAAAACCCCGCTCCTTGCCATCGACGTCGGGAGGGGCACCCAGGACATCCTGGTCTACGAGCCCGGCCGGTCGATAGAGAACAGCATCAAACTGGTCCTCCCCTCCCCGACCGTGGTCGTGGCGGCGCAGATCCGGGAGGCGACCCGGGCCGGGCTCCCGGTCTATCTCGAGGGGTTCCTGATGGGCGGGGGCGCGAACACCGGCGCGATACGCGAGCATCTGGCGGCAGGGCTCCCGGTCTACGCCACCCCAACGGCCGCGGCGACCCTCCATGACGATCCGGAGCGGGTTCGGGCGATGGGGATCGAGATCCGCACCGCCCCTCCGGGAGAAGACGCGGCGAGGGTCCGCACCACCGACTACATGGAGCCGGAACTCAGGAAAGTCCTCTCCCTCTTTTGCGTTGCCTACCCGGAGAACGTCGCGATAGCGGTCCAGGACCACGGCTACTCCCCGCACCGGAGCAACCGCATCCACCGGTTCGAGCGGATGCGGGAACGGCTGGACGCCGGGGACTGGGACCTCCTCTCGCTCGCCGCCGACCCGGCCCTTCCCGACATGACCAGGATGCAGGCGGCCCTGGAGCAGGCGCCGGGCGCGCTCGTCGCCGATACGGGGCCGGCCGCCCTCATCGGGGCGCTCTGCGACCCACGGGTGCGGCGGATGGCCGGGTCCGGGGTGACCCTCGTCAACGCGGGGAACGGGCACACCCTCTGCTTCACCTTGAAGGGCAGGGAGATCTACGGGCTCTTCGAGCACCACACCGGCGCGCTCGACCCGGCAAAACTGCAATACTACATCCGGCGGCTCGCCGACGGCACCCTGACCTCGGAGGAGGTCTTCGATGACGGCGGTCACGGCGCGGCGGTCAGAAAGCCCCTCCCCGCCGGCGCCGTTGCCGTCACCGGACCGAACCGGCTCAGGCTGCTCCCCGAAGCCTATCAGGCGGCGCCTTTCGGGGACATGATGCTCTCGGGCTGTTTCGGACTCGCGCGCCTCTGGAAGGAGTTCAGAGAGAGTGAAAAGCCCGGGGACTGA